The region TTTAAATAATTCTGCAGCACGCCCAGCAGTCCGGACACAACCGTTGTAGCCAGCGAGGCGGCAACCAGCAGGAAGAGCAGCTGCAGATTCTTGTCCGGGAGTGCCCGGTCGATAATCTGCTGAATCAGGATGGGAGGGAGCAGCCCCAGCACTGCGGATATGCACAGCACGGTCATCACCAGCAGCGTCTGCTTCCAGTATGGGACAAAATATTTGACAATACGTAATAACAGGGCTTTGGATATATCCGGCTTCGCCTCCTCCTCATTGAACTTTAATTTGCCATGCCCGAAGCCTCCTCCGGGTCCCATGGCTCTGAAGCCTCTCGACAATAGGGTCACCAGCTTTACTTGAATTTTAGGGAATTTATATATGTAAAAATAATCCGGCGCAGGGTCTGACATGGGAATTATACGCCTGGATTTTCTGGATGTAAATGCTAAACTGGATAAGCTCAAACAAAGCTGAGAACGAGGTTGCAGCAGTAACCTTAGGTTCGGGAGGACAGGAACAGAATGATTATAGATGCACAGGAATATAAAAACAAAGGACTCCGCTACATGGTGAGATCCGCCGTGCCGCAGGATGCCCCGCAGTTGTCCGCGCTGAGACTGAAGGTTGACGGCGAGACGGAGAATTTAGACCGGGTTCAGGGTGAAGGATTCATCGACCCGGAGGGATTCAGGTCGCTTATAGCGGCAGATACGGCCAGCAGCACGAACCTGTTCCTGGTTGCAGAGGTGCAGGACAGGCTGGCGGGCTTCGCCAGATGTGAAGGAAGTCCGCTGCGGAGGCTGGCTCATCTGGCCGAGTTCGGAGTCGGAGTGCTCCAGGAGTTCTGGGGATACGGCATCGGCCGGAGTCTGCTGGAGCAGTCTATCAGCTGGGCGGAAGCCATCGGTCTGGAGAAGCTGAGCTTGAAGGTTCTGGAGGGGAATGACAAGGCGATCCGGCTCTATGAGAGCCTGGGCTTCGAGGTCGAGGGTGTCTTGCGCAGAGACAAGCTGCTGGCAGACGGACAATTCTATTCCACTATTGTTATGGGCAGATTACGCGGGGATAGAGGGGGGAGCGTAGGCCGAATGTAATCGGAAAACCGATCATAATTGGATTGGTACATCCTGTACGCGGCTTGAGCATCAACATCGTACCACCCGCGGTGTGCCTGGTCTAAAATTAAGGAGCAGTGATGAGCTGCGCGAATCTCCGCGTGGTCTCGCGTATATCCTCAGCTCCGGCAATGGCCGAGATGATGGAGATTCCATCCGCACCCGCACGGATGACCGGCGGAGCATTCTCCAGGGTGATGCCGCCGATGCCCACCACGGGAATGGTCAGGCCGCTTCGTCTTAGCTCTTCAATGACAGTAGTTCCCCGGACGGCCTGGGCATCATCCTTGGATGAAGTAGGATAGACAGGACCGATTCCGAGATAATCGGCTCCGTCCGCGATAGCCTGCCGGGC is a window of Paenibacillus sp. FSL H3-0469 DNA encoding:
- a CDS encoding GNAT family N-acetyltransferase is translated as MIIDAQEYKNKGLRYMVRSAVPQDAPQLSALRLKVDGETENLDRVQGEGFIDPEGFRSLIAADTASSTNLFLVAEVQDRLAGFARCEGSPLRRLAHLAEFGVGVLQEFWGYGIGRSLLEQSISWAEAIGLEKLSLKVLEGNDKAIRLYESLGFEVEGVLRRDKLLADGQFYSTIVMGRLRGDRGGSVGRM